ATTGAAGTCCCTGCATGACCGGATTCCCATAAATCATGTTCTGATTCATCGTAATTAATGTAACCTGATAAGCCTCGATGTTGTCTTAAAGTTGAAAAATCTTTAGCCCTACCGGTAAGGATTTTATGGGTATAGGCTTGATGTCCAACATCAAAGATAAAGGGGTCTTTAGGAGAGTCAAACACGTAGTGCATCGCAATCGTTAATTCAACCACACCTAAATTAGAGGCTAAATGCCCCCCAGTTTTGGAGATATTTTCTATCAAAAAGACCCTAATCTCTTCTGCTAGGGTTTCTAATTCTTTCATCGATAGTTCTTTTAAGAATGCAGGGTCTTTAATGTCTTTTAATTCCATAGGTTTATTCAAGACTAAAGTCTAATTCGCCTTCCGGTTTCATTTCTTTGACGACTAGTTTTTCAGATTCAGTTAATAACTCATAACATAGTTTAGATAGCGCTAAACCTTCATTGTAAAGTTTTACAGCTTCATCTAAAGCGATGTCCTTGTTTTCGAGTGCCTTAACGGTTTTCTCTAAAGCTTGAATGGCTTGTTCAAAACTCATTTTTTCCATGATAGTGTCTCCTTCTTAGTAACAACCGAATGGATTTGTCCGTCTTTAACTCGGGTAATGAGTGTATCGTTTATGGATAACTCATTGACGGACTCTATTCGTTTGTTATCTTTAGTTGTATAAGTATATCCTTTATCCATTAAGGCTAAAGGGTTTAAGTGTTTTAAAGCATCTACCAATAATCCAAATTGGTTGTTTTTCTTTTCGATTAGATAAGTTGCATTTCTAGATAAAGACCCATCCAAAAGACTTAATTTTTCACGTTTCAGCTTGATTAAATGAGATATATCAAATGATTTTAGTTTGGAATCTAAGTAAGTTAGTCTTTCTTTTTTACGTTCAAGCTGTAATAAGTAATTACGTTTCAACAAGTAATCATTATTTTCATAGCGTTCTTTTAGTTTGATGATATGGGACTTAGGTGAGGCATTGCTCAAGCGTTCATCTAAGTTCATTAACCTCATACTTTGGTTTTGAATGTATGAGTTCATTACCTTGGTTAACGTATCTCGGTAGTTATTAACCAGTTCGTATATATCGATGATATTTGGGGTTGAAAGCTCTGCAGCTGCTGTAGGGGTTGGTGCCCTTAAATCTGAAACAAAATCACTTAAAGTGAAGTCTGTTTCATGTCCAACTGCGGATATCACTGGAATTTCTGATTGATAAATTGCAAGCACGACTTCCAGTTCGTTGAATCCCCAAAGGTCTTCAATAGACCCACCGCCTCTACCAACGATTAAAGTGTCAACGAGTTTATCGTCATTTGCCTTTTTGATCTGGCTAGAGATCGATTGTTTAGCTCCTTCACCCTGAACTAACGCTGGGTATAAGATAAGTTTAGCTAATGGGTATCTACGTTCAATTGTATGAATAATGTCTCTAATGGCCGCGCCCGTAGGTGAGGTTACTACGCCAATGGCTTTAGGGTAAGCAGGGATTGGTTTTTTCTTAGATGGGTCAAAATAGCCCTTTTCTTGAAGTTCATTTTTAAGCTTTTCATAAGCCAAAAAGAGATCTCCAACACCATCTTTTTCCATTTGGAAACAGTTAATGTTATAAGACCCACCAGCTTCATACAAACTCATTGCGCCTAAAACTTTGACTTTATCCCCATCTTTTGGGTTGAAATTCAGCTTCATCACATAATTCGCGAACATGGTTACGCGAATTTGAGCTTTATCATCTTTAAGTGTGAAATAGTAGTGACCTCTAGAATGTTTGGTCAAGTTCGAGATTTCACCTTTGATGTATATTTGTCTTAAATGGGTATCATTCTCTAAGATGTTTTTTAAATACTTCGTTAAAGCACTGACGGTTAGATATCTAACGTCTTGCATAGAATCACCCTACTCTTTTGGCTATTGTGTCTAGTAGTTTATTGGTAAACGCACTTTGTTTCTCATCATCTAAGTTTGAAAACTTTTTAGTAAGTCTAACTGCCTCATTGATGACTACCGGATTTGGTGTATCGGTATATTTGATTTCGTATACAGCCAGTCTAATAATGGCGCGGTCGACGAAAGAAAGTCTTTCAATTGAATAGTTGAAAAGGTTGTCTTTGATAAGTGTGTCAATTTCACTCAAGTGGTCCATTACCCCTTGATATAGTTCGAACCCTAATTTAAATGGTTCAACGATTAAATCTTCGCGTAAATCTTGTTGATAAAGCAAATGCATTGCTTCAACACGTAGTTCATGTTTTGTTTTTTCCATAATAAAACCTCAATTCTATACTATTTTACCATAAACATTGTAAATCCTATAGCACAATATACATAGTATATAGGCTTTCTAAACATAACAAAATCAAAAGAAAAGGGATGCAAGTTGCATCCCCACTATTAAAGTACTCTTATTCTTGCCCAAGCATCGCTCATGATAGCTTTGGTTGTTGAATTAAAGCCATAAACTTCATCATTCTCATGAATAACGACGTTATAAGCCTCTACATAATCATAGAAGTCAGAGCCTTCTACAATCAATTCTTCATATAGATCTTTTCTTACAGTTGTATACATAACGTATTCTGTATTCGCTTTTTGTGAATCATAAGAAAGCATGAAATTAATGAACTTGTATGCTAAATCTTCATTCTTCGCATTCTTAGGAATCACCATGGTATCTACCCAAACGTTGGTTCCGCTATTTGGTACATAGAATCCGAGTTTTTCTTGTTCACTCATTAAATAGATTGCATCACCGCTATACGTTAAAGCAATGTCATAAGTCAGTTTAACCATGTCATCCAAGATTTCATCAGTTAGGAATACAACATTGTCCTTCTTAGCAAGAGCAGTTAGCCATGCTTCTGCCTCTTCTAATTCAGAAGTTACTGTAGTATTCATAGAATACCCTAATGTTTTTAAGGCAACCATAAAGCCATCTCTAGAAGAGTCATAGAATGCGACTTCTAAATCCTCGTTGAATATTTCCCACTCTTTTGCTTCTAGGGTTTCTAATGAGACTTTGTCTTTATTATATAAAACACCAACATTACCCCAGAAATAAGGTACACCATATTTTAGAATGTCAAAATCTACGTTTTCCAGAATGGAAACTAAGCCTGTAGCTAATTCTGTTTC
This is a stretch of genomic DNA from Paracholeplasma morum. It encodes these proteins:
- a CDS encoding ABC transporter substrate-binding protein, with product MKKIIALLALVLTGATLSGCGIVRSFTCSSKEKLALFNWGEYIDPDLIKAFEKENDVCVNMSTFDSNESAITKMKTQSFDLIIPSDYAVEQMVEEDLIAEIDWSKITDFDKETELATGLVSILENVDFDILKYGVPYFWGNVGVLYNKDKVSLETLEAKEWEIFNEDLEVAFYDSSRDGFMVALKTLGYSMNTTVTSELEEAEAWLTALAKKDNVVFLTDEILDDMVKLTYDIALTYSGDAIYLMSEQEKLGFYVPNSGTNVWVDTMVIPKNAKNEDLAYKFINFMLSYDSQKANTEYVMYTTVRKDLYEELIVEGSDFYDYVEAYNVVIHENDEVYGFNSTTKAIMSDAWARIRVL
- the xseA gene encoding exodeoxyribonuclease VII large subunit; translation: MQDVRYLTVSALTKYLKNILENDTHLRQIYIKGEISNLTKHSRGHYYFTLKDDKAQIRVTMFANYVMKLNFNPKDGDKVKVLGAMSLYEAGGSYNINCFQMEKDGVGDLFLAYEKLKNELQEKGYFDPSKKKPIPAYPKAIGVVTSPTGAAIRDIIHTIERRYPLAKLILYPALVQGEGAKQSISSQIKKANDDKLVDTLIVGRGGGSIEDLWGFNELEVVLAIYQSEIPVISAVGHETDFTLSDFVSDLRAPTPTAAAELSTPNIIDIYELVNNYRDTLTKVMNSYIQNQSMRLMNLDERLSNASPKSHIIKLKERYENNDYLLKRNYLLQLERKKERLTYLDSKLKSFDISHLIKLKREKLSLLDGSLSRNATYLIEKKNNQFGLLVDALKHLNPLALMDKGYTYTTKDNKRIESVNELSINDTLITRVKDGQIHSVVTKKETLSWKK
- the nusB gene encoding transcription antitermination factor NusB, with product MEKTKHELRVEAMHLLYQQDLREDLIVEPFKLGFELYQGVMDHLSEIDTLIKDNLFNYSIERLSFVDRAIIRLAVYEIKYTDTPNPVVINEAVRLTKKFSNLDDEKQSAFTNKLLDTIAKRVG
- the xseB gene encoding exodeoxyribonuclease VII small subunit → MEKMSFEQAIQALEKTVKALENKDIALDEAVKLYNEGLALSKLCYELLTESEKLVVKEMKPEGELDFSLE